Proteins encoded by one window of Flavobacterium sp. N502540:
- a CDS encoding alpha-keto acid decarboxylase family protein: MKPTKEFTVADYLLTRLKQLNVTEVFQIPGDYVKHFTQALEDFNGIKTIGTSNELDASYAADAYARTRGLGAVSLQYGVSTYSALNAIAGAYVERSPVVVISATPGADARQIGNMYNVLYHHSIGNLNADQEIFERVTVAAETLSSSVDAPEKIDNLIIAALTHQRPVYIACYKEVWGEPCPKPSNKKLEPQIIKSEAAELENAVSQAWTQISQSKKPLIFAGVELLRHNLSKQLEELIKVSGMLYTTTSLGKTVLDEKGDKFIGTYSDQASIPEVIKIVEASDCILSLGTIITDDYLWLVENKFSAMIQATTQEMRVGYFTYENVTLKDFIEALIERFKKAAGYPLKAVAPAQPKFPEPWRSNSDPKYDKFPEIITFNRFFERATYFLEKQKMLDDIVFTFGVSSSMYVATNMYGLAKNAFISSAAWQCIGFETGATSGAQLGSGKQAWTIAGDGGFMMVAQSLSTLVKYNINSVMFVMSNGVYAIEQVYVDMDSFKAGPSHKFDEFDILPKWDYQALAKAFGAKSYRAETVKELDEVLLKLKEKTDLPTLVEIVIPQKDLAQQMERLGNE, translated from the coding sequence ATGAAACCTACAAAAGAATTTACAGTTGCAGATTATCTGCTCACCCGACTCAAACAATTAAATGTTACCGAGGTCTTTCAGATCCCGGGCGATTATGTAAAACATTTTACACAAGCTCTCGAAGACTTTAACGGAATTAAAACCATTGGAACATCAAATGAATTAGATGCTTCGTATGCAGCAGACGCCTATGCCCGTACCCGAGGTTTAGGAGCGGTATCTTTGCAATATGGTGTAAGTACTTACAGCGCATTGAATGCTATTGCCGGAGCTTATGTAGAACGCAGTCCTGTGGTTGTAATTAGTGCTACACCAGGAGCTGACGCAAGGCAAATTGGAAATATGTACAATGTACTTTATCACCATTCTATAGGCAATCTCAATGCAGATCAGGAAATTTTTGAAAGAGTAACCGTTGCGGCCGAAACCCTAAGCAGTTCTGTAGATGCTCCCGAAAAAATTGATAACTTAATTATTGCAGCACTAACACATCAGCGTCCGGTTTATATAGCCTGTTACAAAGAGGTGTGGGGGGAACCTTGCCCTAAACCTTCCAATAAAAAATTAGAACCTCAGATCATAAAAAGCGAAGCAGCGGAATTGGAGAATGCAGTTTCGCAAGCCTGGACACAAATCAGTCAGTCAAAAAAACCGTTGATTTTTGCAGGAGTAGAGCTTTTACGACACAATTTATCAAAGCAGTTAGAAGAGCTTATTAAAGTAAGTGGAATGTTGTACACTACAACGTCACTCGGAAAAACAGTTCTTGATGAGAAAGGAGATAAGTTTATAGGAACTTATTCTGACCAGGCTTCGATACCCGAAGTGATTAAAATAGTGGAAGCTTCAGACTGTATTTTATCTTTAGGAACGATTATTACCGATGATTATTTATGGCTGGTAGAAAATAAATTTTCAGCTATGATTCAGGCAACCACGCAGGAAATGCGTGTAGGTTATTTTACTTATGAAAATGTAACCTTAAAAGATTTCATCGAAGCCCTGATCGAACGTTTCAAAAAAGCTGCAGGATATCCCTTAAAAGCAGTAGCTCCCGCTCAGCCGAAATTTCCCGAGCCATGGCGATCCAACTCCGATCCGAAATATGATAAATTTCCCGAAATAATAACCTTTAACCGCTTTTTTGAGAGAGCCACTTATTTTCTGGAAAAACAAAAAATGCTGGACGATATCGTGTTCACTTTTGGAGTCAGTTCGTCCATGTACGTAGCCACCAATATGTACGGATTAGCGAAGAATGCCTTTATTTCTTCCGCTGCCTGGCAGTGTATCGGTTTTGAAACCGGTGCTACTTCCGGAGCTCAGTTAGGAAGTGGTAAACAAGCCTGGACTATTGCGGGTGACGGTGGTTTTATGATGGTGGCACAATCACTTTCGACCCTGGTAAAATACAACATCAACTCTGTAATGTTTGTGATGAGCAATGGGGTATATGCCATAGAACAGGTATATGTAGACATGGACTCGTTTAAAGCAGGTCCGTCTCATAAGTTTGATGAATTTGATATTCTGCCAAAATGGGATTATCAGGCACTTGCCAAAGCATTCGGAGCAAAGAGCTACCGTGCTGAAACCGTTAAAGAATTAGACGAAGTACTTCTTAAACTAAAAGAAAAAACAGATCTGCCCACTTTGGTAGAAATTGTAATCCCTCAAAAAGATCTGGCACAGCAGATGGAAAGACTGGGAAATGAGTAA